Proteins from a genomic interval of Lolium perenne isolate Kyuss_39 chromosome 1, Kyuss_2.0, whole genome shotgun sequence:
- the LOC127293482 gene encoding uncharacterized protein isoform X1, with translation MLGLAVLRFALPPPRASASASASFCTAAAAAAAGNISLVDGSLRAVLRPEVDEADTVAAESAHRWRMVISYDGTKYKGWQYQPSPPTIQFFLEKALIHITKLDRKELCLVGAGRTDAGVHARGQVAHFTTPFAYHCLDSFHSAINGLLPPDIRVREISEASPEFHARTSSKSKIYHYKIYNGAVMDPFHNNYAYHSAHKLNPDAMREAAKHFVGVHDFTSFANAVHNDRVRSPIKQISRFDVTEMDAIIQLEVEGTGFLYRQVRNMAALLIQVGKEGLPPGIVPKIIAAKDRKELAKVAFLAPPHGLYLMSVNYDKEILKPPEGSPPISFGRNHQISRCKLLFY, from the exons ATGCTGGGTTTAGCCGTCCTCCGGTTCGCGCTCCCCCCTCCtcgcgcctccgcctccgcctccgcctccttctgtaccgccgccgccgccgccgccgccggaaacATCTCT CTCGTGGATGGCAGCCTTCGTGCTGTGCTGCGCCCGGAGGTGGACGAGGCCGATACGGTCGCGGCGGAGAGTGCGCACAGGTGGCGGATGGTGATCTCGTACGACGGTACCAAGTACAAAG GTTGGCAGTATCAACCATCACCTCCAACCATACAATTCTTTTTAGAGAAAGCACTAATACACATAACAAAGCTGGACCGGAAGGAGCTTTGTTTGGTTGGTGCAGGAAGGACAGATGCAGGTGTTCATGCACGGGGTCAG GTGGCACATTTCACCACGCCTTTTGCCTACCATTGTCTCGATAGCTTTCATTCTGCAATCAATGGGCTTCTACCTCCTGATATTCGAGTTAGGGAAATTAGTGAAGCAAGTCCGGAATTCCATGCTCGCACATCCTCAAAGAGCAAAATATATCACTACAAGATCTATAATGGAGCAGTTATGGACCCCTTCCATAATAATTACGCCTACCATAGTGCACATAAACTTAATCCAGATGCTATGCGGGAGGCTGCAAAGCATTTTGTTGGAGTACATGACTTCACATCTTTTGCCAATGCAGTACACAACGATCGTGTCCGCAGTCCCATAAAGCAGATATCACGCTTTGATGTTACTGAAATG GATGCTATCATACAGCTCGAGGTTGAAGGCACTGGGTTTTTGTACAGACAAGTGAGGAACATG GCAGCTTTGCTAATTCAAGTTGGGAAGGAGGGACTGCCTCCTGGAATCGTCCCAAAAATAATTGCTGCAAAGGACCGCAAAGAACTAGCGAAGGTGGCCTTTTTAGCACCACCTCATGGATTGTATCTCATGTCAGTCAACTATGACAAAGAAATTTTGAAGCCTCCTGAAGGGTCCCCTCCGATTAGCTTTGGTAGGAATCATCAGATTAGTAGATGCAAACTTTTGTTCTATTGA
- the LOC127293482 gene encoding uncharacterized protein isoform X3, which yields MQVFMHGVAHFTTPFAYHCLDSFHSAINGLLPPDIRVREISEASPEFHARTSSKSKIYHYKIYNGAVMDPFHNNYAYHSAHKLNPDAMREAAKHFVGVHDFTSFANAVHNDRVRSPIKQISRFDVTEMDAIIQLEVEGTGFLYRQVRNMAALLIQVGKEGLPPGIVPKIIAAKDRKELAKVAFLAPPHGLYLMSVNYDKEILKPPEGSPPISFGRNHQISRCKLLFY from the exons ATGCAGGTGTTCATGCACGGG GTGGCACATTTCACCACGCCTTTTGCCTACCATTGTCTCGATAGCTTTCATTCTGCAATCAATGGGCTTCTACCTCCTGATATTCGAGTTAGGGAAATTAGTGAAGCAAGTCCGGAATTCCATGCTCGCACATCCTCAAAGAGCAAAATATATCACTACAAGATCTATAATGGAGCAGTTATGGACCCCTTCCATAATAATTACGCCTACCATAGTGCACATAAACTTAATCCAGATGCTATGCGGGAGGCTGCAAAGCATTTTGTTGGAGTACATGACTTCACATCTTTTGCCAATGCAGTACACAACGATCGTGTCCGCAGTCCCATAAAGCAGATATCACGCTTTGATGTTACTGAAATG GATGCTATCATACAGCTCGAGGTTGAAGGCACTGGGTTTTTGTACAGACAAGTGAGGAACATG GCAGCTTTGCTAATTCAAGTTGGGAAGGAGGGACTGCCTCCTGGAATCGTCCCAAAAATAATTGCTGCAAAGGACCGCAAAGAACTAGCGAAGGTGGCCTTTTTAGCACCACCTCATGGATTGTATCTCATGTCAGTCAACTATGACAAAGAAATTTTGAAGCCTCCTGAAGGGTCCCCTCCGATTAGCTTTGGTAGGAATCATCAGATTAGTAGATGCAAACTTTTGTTCTATTGA
- the LOC127293482 gene encoding uncharacterized protein isoform X4 produces the protein MQVAHFTTPFAYHCLDSFHSAINGLLPPDIRVREISEASPEFHARTSSKSKIYHYKIYNGAVMDPFHNNYAYHSAHKLNPDAMREAAKHFVGVHDFTSFANAVHNDRVRSPIKQISRFDVTEMDAIIQLEVEGTGFLYRQVRNMAALLIQVGKEGLPPGIVPKIIAAKDRKELAKVAFLAPPHGLYLMSVNYDKEILKPPEGSPPISFGRNHQISRCKLLFY, from the exons ATGCAG GTGGCACATTTCACCACGCCTTTTGCCTACCATTGTCTCGATAGCTTTCATTCTGCAATCAATGGGCTTCTACCTCCTGATATTCGAGTTAGGGAAATTAGTGAAGCAAGTCCGGAATTCCATGCTCGCACATCCTCAAAGAGCAAAATATATCACTACAAGATCTATAATGGAGCAGTTATGGACCCCTTCCATAATAATTACGCCTACCATAGTGCACATAAACTTAATCCAGATGCTATGCGGGAGGCTGCAAAGCATTTTGTTGGAGTACATGACTTCACATCTTTTGCCAATGCAGTACACAACGATCGTGTCCGCAGTCCCATAAAGCAGATATCACGCTTTGATGTTACTGAAATG GATGCTATCATACAGCTCGAGGTTGAAGGCACTGGGTTTTTGTACAGACAAGTGAGGAACATG GCAGCTTTGCTAATTCAAGTTGGGAAGGAGGGACTGCCTCCTGGAATCGTCCCAAAAATAATTGCTGCAAAGGACCGCAAAGAACTAGCGAAGGTGGCCTTTTTAGCACCACCTCATGGATTGTATCTCATGTCAGTCAACTATGACAAAGAAATTTTGAAGCCTCCTGAAGGGTCCCCTCCGATTAGCTTTGGTAGGAATCATCAGATTAGTAGATGCAAACTTTTGTTCTATTGA
- the LOC127293482 gene encoding uncharacterized protein isoform X2 has product MLGLAVLRFALPPPRASASASASFCTAAAAAAAGNISLVDGSLRAVLRPEVDEADTVAAESAHRWRMVISYDGTKYKGWQYQPSPPTIQFFLEKALIHITKLDRKELCLVGAGRTDAGVHARGQVAHFTTPFAYHCLDSFHSAINGLLPPDIRVREISEASPEFHARTSSKSKIYHYKIYNGAVMDPFHNNYAYHSAHKLNPDAMREAAKHFVGVHDFTSFANAVHNDRVRSPIKQISRFDVTEMDAIIQLEVEGTGFLYRQAALLIQVGKEGLPPGIVPKIIAAKDRKELAKVAFLAPPHGLYLMSVNYDKEILKPPEGSPPISFGRNHQISRCKLLFY; this is encoded by the exons ATGCTGGGTTTAGCCGTCCTCCGGTTCGCGCTCCCCCCTCCtcgcgcctccgcctccgcctccgcctccttctgtaccgccgccgccgccgccgccgccggaaacATCTCT CTCGTGGATGGCAGCCTTCGTGCTGTGCTGCGCCCGGAGGTGGACGAGGCCGATACGGTCGCGGCGGAGAGTGCGCACAGGTGGCGGATGGTGATCTCGTACGACGGTACCAAGTACAAAG GTTGGCAGTATCAACCATCACCTCCAACCATACAATTCTTTTTAGAGAAAGCACTAATACACATAACAAAGCTGGACCGGAAGGAGCTTTGTTTGGTTGGTGCAGGAAGGACAGATGCAGGTGTTCATGCACGGGGTCAG GTGGCACATTTCACCACGCCTTTTGCCTACCATTGTCTCGATAGCTTTCATTCTGCAATCAATGGGCTTCTACCTCCTGATATTCGAGTTAGGGAAATTAGTGAAGCAAGTCCGGAATTCCATGCTCGCACATCCTCAAAGAGCAAAATATATCACTACAAGATCTATAATGGAGCAGTTATGGACCCCTTCCATAATAATTACGCCTACCATAGTGCACATAAACTTAATCCAGATGCTATGCGGGAGGCTGCAAAGCATTTTGTTGGAGTACATGACTTCACATCTTTTGCCAATGCAGTACACAACGATCGTGTCCGCAGTCCCATAAAGCAGATATCACGCTTTGATGTTACTGAAATG GATGCTATCATACAGCTCGAGGTTGAAGGCACTGGGTTTTTGTACAGACAA GCAGCTTTGCTAATTCAAGTTGGGAAGGAGGGACTGCCTCCTGGAATCGTCCCAAAAATAATTGCTGCAAAGGACCGCAAAGAACTAGCGAAGGTGGCCTTTTTAGCACCACCTCATGGATTGTATCTCATGTCAGTCAACTATGACAAAGAAATTTTGAAGCCTCCTGAAGGGTCCCCTCCGATTAGCTTTGGTAGGAATCATCAGATTAGTAGATGCAAACTTTTGTTCTATTGA